The Haloplanus sp. GDY1 genomic sequence GATATAGCTAGGATGAAACGGATGCGGCCGGTTTTCTGTTGTCCTTAATATTCATTAGGAGTGAACGCCTGTCCCACGTGACGATGGGCGTCACGAACCTCTCGGACGACTCAGTTCGGATCGGTGGCCGTTTCGGTGTCTCTAGGGACGTTTCATTCGGACGAGCGTCGATTACGGGTCCACGCTCACGGAGGAGTACCTGCTCGATCGGCTCAGTTCGTTCAGACAGAGTGAACGGGAGAACGGCGTTCGTCCGAGGGGTCGATCCGGACGGCGGCGAGGAGCATCCGTGGTGCCGTCCGCCGGACTCGAGGCCGGGGGAGGCCTACTCTACGTCGACCGTCCCCGTCCGGTCGGGGTGGCCACGGGCGAATCGATCCCCGGTCGAGCTGTTGAACAGGTAGAGCGTCGGCACTTCCGGAAGGATCGTCGCGTGGTCGCCCTCCGGAATCACCTCTTCGACGGGGACGACGGACCGCATCTCTCCCTGCGGCCCTTCGAGGTACATGTGGACCTCGTCACCGAGCGGTTCGTGGAGGTCGACTGTCGTCTGGATCCCCGCGGCGTCCGCATCCGGCACCGCCTCGACTTTCCGCGGCCGGAAGCCGAGTTTGACGTCGTCGGCCGCCTTCTCGGGGAGATACTCGCCGACGTCGAAGGAGAGCGTCGGCCCGTCCTCGACATCGACGACGGCGCGGTCCTCGTCGATGTCGACGACGGAGGCGTCGAGCAGGTTGATCTCCGGCGAGCCGATGAACTGGGCGACGAACGTGTTGTTGGGGACCCGGTAGACGTTCTCCGGGTGTCCCACCTGCTCGATCTGCCCGTCGTTCATCACGGCGATCTTGTCCGACATCGTCATCGCCTCCTCCTGGTCGTGGGTGACGTAGACGATGGTGGCGTTGAGCTCCTTGTGGATCCGGCTGAGCTCCTTGCGCATCTCGCGTTTGAGCTTCGCGTCGAGGTCGCTCATCGGCTCGTCCATCAGGAAGGCGACCGGTTCGCGGACGATGGCACGGCTGATGGCGATGCGCTGCTGTTGCCCGCCGGAGAGCTCCCCCGGATACTTGTCGAGCAGCCCGTCGATCTGGACGATTTCGGCGGCGGTTTCGACCCGTTCGTTCCGCTGCTCGCGGGACATGCCGGCCAGTTTGAGCGGGTATTCGATGTTCTCCCGGGCCGTCATGTGGGGGTACAGCGCGATCCGCTGGAACACCATCGCGAGGTCGCGATCCTGGGGGGAGGTGTCGATGGCCTCCTCGCCCTCCAGGTAGAGGGTACCCTCCGTGGCCGTTTCGAGGCCGGCGATGCAGCGGAGCGTCGTCGTCTTTCCGCACCCACTCGGGCCGACGAGGGTGACGAAGTCGCCCTCCTTGATGTCGAGGTCGACGCCGTCGACCGCCACCTCGATGCCCGAGGGGATGTCGAACTCCTTGCGGAGGCCCTGGAGTGAGATCTGTGTCTTCTCGTCTTGGTACGAACTGCTGTCCGATTCTGTTTTAGCCATTGTTAGAGTCCTCCTGTGCGGAAGCCTTCGAGGATGCTTTCCTGCAACTTGTACACCAACAGGAACGGCGGGATCGACATCAGCGTCGAGGCCGCCATGATCTGCCCCCAGTAGACGTAGTTCTGCTGGACGAACGTCTGGACTGCGGGCGGGAGCGTCTGCATCGAACTGTCCGGGAGCAGGATCGTCGCCATCGTGAAGTCGTTCCAACTAACCGCGAACGTGAAGATGGCGACGGCGACCATCCCGGGTTTCGCCATGGGGATCGCCACGTCCTTGAACGAGTGGAACTGTGACGCCCCGTTCATCCACGCCGCCTCCTCGTACGCGATCGGGACGGTCTGGAAGAACTTCCACATCATCCACATCCCGAACGGCAACGAGATGGCGATGTGGGCGACGCTGATCCCGATGTAACTGTTCAGCAGTCCGATCTGCCGCCAGATCTGGTACTGCGGGAACGCCAGCAGGATCGGCGGGAACATGTAACTGAACAGGATGAGCCGGGCGAAGTTCTTCCGGCCGCGGAACTGAACCCGGGTCAGGCCGTAGCCCGCCAGCGTGGACGCACCCACGGTCGAGACGATGGCGATGATGGCCACGAGAACGCTGTTGAAGTACCAGCGCTCGAAGTTACGGTCCGCGAAGACGCTGATGTACGCGTCGATCTGGAGTGCGGCGATGACCTGCGTCGGGAACCACGTCGGCGTCTGCACGATGTGGTCGTACGGCTGGATGGAGGCCACCAGCATCCAGTACATCGGGAACATCATCACGGCACACGTCAGGATGACGACGAGGTACAGCGCCGCCTTCCTGACCTGCAGGCGCTCCTGATAGGGGAGGATGCCCCCGACGAACGACTGGATCCGGTTCGAGACCCTGTCGGTGAACACCATCAGCGACCCACCTCCTCGGCGGGGTTGAAGCCGACGAAGTAGACGATGGCACCGATGCCGAGGAAGCCGAACAGCGTCCCGGCGATGGCGCCGGCCTGTCCGAGCCGGAAGTTGAGGAACGCCATCTCGAAGATGTAGATCGGAAGCGTCGTCGTCGCCTGCCCCGGACCACCGGTGGTCATGATGTAGATGATGTCGAACTTGTTGAACATCCAGATGCCACGCAGCAGCAGCGTGAGCAGAATGACGCCCTTGATCTGCGGGAACGTGATATCACGGAACTTCCGGAGCGGTCCGGCTCCGTTCATCGTCGCCGCCTCGTAGAACTCGTTGGGGATCGACTGCAGTCGGGCCAGCACCATGATCGTGATGAAGATCGCGAACTTCCAGGAGTTCGCCACGATCAGGGTCGGGAGCGCGATCCGCCCCTCCGTCAGCCAGCCGATTGGCTGATTGATGAGCCCGATGTCGATGAGGAAGACGTTGATGATGCCGTAGTTGCCGTTGAGCATCAGCCGGAACACCATCCCGACCACCACGGTCGGAATGAGGTAGGGCAGGAAGATCATCGCCCGCGCGAGGACGACGCCCCGGAACTCCCGCGAGAGCATCAGCGCCGTCCCGACGCCCACGACGAGCTGGACCGCGACCGAGCCGAAGCCGAAGGACACGCTACGCCAGAACGCGTCCCAGTACGCCGGACTGTTTATGACCTCCACGTAGTTCTGAGTGCCCACCCACGTCCACGTCGGCGAGAGGGCTCCCGCGTCGTAGAGACTGAGATTGAGTGCCCACAGGATCGGCAGGAACGACGCGAAGAGCATCAGCAGCGTGGCTGGACCGACGGTCAACCCGATGAGGGCCTTCTTGTCCTCGAAGAGGGTTTCGAGCAGCCCACCCCAGGATTTTTTCGGTATTCTGAACCAGTTATTAACGGTGTCTTGTAGTGTACTCATGCTTTGTGTGTGTGTGGTTATCGGACACGTGGAGTTGATTGGCTATATGCACAATAAAAATTTATGGTAACGGTTCGGTCACCGTGTGGGAGACAGATGGGGGCCTGCCTCACAGGGCGCCTTGCATCTTCGAGACCGCAGCCTGGATGGCGTCGTCGATGGAGGCGTCCTGGTTGACGTACTGGTACGTCATGTTCCCGAGGCCGAAGGTCGTGAAGGCCGAGGAGGCCTCGTAGTTCGGCGGGTTGGTCTCCGCGGCGATGGGCTGGCCCTTCGGGATCTGGTCGAGGTAGAACTGGAGCTGCTCCTCGGTCATGGACTCGTTGACCAGCGGGATGTCCCACATCGGGTGGGACGGGTCGCGACGGGCCTCGCTCAGCGGCGCGTTGTGCACCGGCGCCATCTGGTAGAACTCCGTGAGGAGGTCGTCGTCCATCATGATCATCGAGACGTACTCCTTGGCGGCCTCCGTCGCCTGGCCACCGGACATGATGCCCCATCCGGAGGGGAACGTGTAGTCGATGGCGTTGTCGGCGTCGGGGTTGTTGGGGTAGGGGCCGGGGGTGACCTCCTTCGCCCAGGAGCGGCCGCGCCTGTGTGCCTGTATCTGCGGGCGCGCACCGCCGTAGAAGCTCTCGCCGACGTCGCCGTTGGCGAAGGCGTCCGTCGTCTCGGTCCAGCTCCAGTTGGCCGTGTCCGCGGAGTACTGGTAGTTGGACTTCAGGGTATCGAGGGCCGTCTGGATCTCCTCGGTGTAGTCGGGGAGGGCGACCTCGATCTCCTCGTTACTGTCGCTCGCCCACTGGGTGGTCCGCGCGCCGTTCGCCCAGATGTGACAGAGCGT encodes the following:
- a CDS encoding carbohydrate ABC transporter permease, producing MVFTDRVSNRIQSFVGGILPYQERLQVRKAALYLVVILTCAVMMFPMYWMLVASIQPYDHIVQTPTWFPTQVIAALQIDAYISVFADRNFERWYFNSVLVAIIAIVSTVGASTLAGYGLTRVQFRGRKNFARLILFSYMFPPILLAFPQYQIWRQIGLLNSYIGISVAHIAISLPFGMWMMWKFFQTVPIAYEEAAWMNGASQFHSFKDVAIPMAKPGMVAVAIFTFAVSWNDFTMATILLPDSSMQTLPPAVQTFVQQNYVYWGQIMAASTLMSIPPFLLVYKLQESILEGFRTGGL
- a CDS encoding ABC transporter ATP-binding protein, encoding MAKTESDSSSYQDEKTQISLQGLRKEFDIPSGIEVAVDGVDLDIKEGDFVTLVGPSGCGKTTTLRCIAGLETATEGTLYLEGEEAIDTSPQDRDLAMVFQRIALYPHMTARENIEYPLKLAGMSREQRNERVETAAEIVQIDGLLDKYPGELSGGQQQRIAISRAIVREPVAFLMDEPMSDLDAKLKREMRKELSRIHKELNATIVYVTHDQEEAMTMSDKIAVMNDGQIEQVGHPENVYRVPNNTFVAQFIGSPEINLLDASVVDIDEDRAVVDVEDGPTLSFDVGEYLPEKAADDVKLGFRPRKVEAVPDADAAGIQTTVDLHEPLGDEVHMYLEGPQGEMRSVVPVEEVIPEGDHATILPEVPTLYLFNSSTGDRFARGHPDRTGTVDVE
- a CDS encoding carbohydrate ABC transporter permease — its product is MSTLQDTVNNWFRIPKKSWGGLLETLFEDKKALIGLTVGPATLLMLFASFLPILWALNLSLYDAGALSPTWTWVGTQNYVEVINSPAYWDAFWRSVSFGFGSVAVQLVVGVGTALMLSREFRGVVLARAMIFLPYLIPTVVVGMVFRLMLNGNYGIINVFLIDIGLINQPIGWLTEGRIALPTLIVANSWKFAIFITIMVLARLQSIPNEFYEAATMNGAGPLRKFRDITFPQIKGVILLTLLLRGIWMFNKFDIIYIMTTGGPGQATTTLPIYIFEMAFLNFRLGQAGAIAGTLFGFLGIGAIVYFVGFNPAEEVGR